The following proteins come from a genomic window of Acidobacteriota bacterium:
- a CDS encoding serine/threonine-protein kinase, with translation MSRASGHSPIPWDRIEAALDELIEAPPAELREQARRLSEGDPALERELLSLVAGLEVSDDPLERGFDGSAGRLLEGLEAELIEEVEARYQRLGAYRLGDLIGVGGMGRVYRARRADGLFDRAVAVKILRWELSQEALVPRFESERRILADLEHPAIARMLDGGVTDDGVPYLVMDLVEGLPIDQFCREGDLEGRAIVGVVLPVVEAVDYAHRRLVIHRDLKPANILVQDDGRPKLLDFGVAKLLDPSRQAGLTVGDGAPYTPSFAAPEQLRGEAASTATDVYALGCLLYLLLARRLPFEAAPDRPDPRLQGRVPRPPSAFVSGRADRELDAIVLKCLHPEVEGRYPGAGALAADLEAWLEGMPVRAVPPSGAYRLRKFLRRHALASVFAGLALVSLLSGMAAALHQGAVARHERDRAQSLADLSLEILRLGDPQDFGGGRISVQELLEAGAEKAERIQDPATRGRVLAVIGEGLANLEVMASAADHLMAAAAAFEQSAEHRERIPEVLLRAAEPLASSGRLEAGLQASAEAIRRVEEASGTQETRLAAALYGRAFLLVRYADHTDPRREEARSLLEGAAEMQRRAAPQGSEELAKSLHLLGMFLAGEFRKGGAGVEGTVEKGLDLMRRAAEMRSALGGPDGRAMIDSLNDLALSLDSLGRFDEGFEVMRRAMAIADERLEASNSTLLSVRQNLAAFYRDAGQFEEARRLYQGVVDQARGAGMEPAGVALFGLARVTAGLGDLAAAEVLAREGFEFYADSDIRHWILGELLGEIWRRQGRFSEAGSLLGETLEEFEKRQGKDSPRARSTRRELDAARRGSRAELWVPPRAAPGS, from the coding sequence ATGAGCCGAGCCTCGGGCCACTCGCCGATTCCCTGGGACCGCATCGAGGCGGCCCTCGACGAGCTGATCGAGGCCCCGCCCGCGGAGCTCCGAGAGCAGGCTCGGCGTTTGAGTGAGGGTGACCCCGCCCTCGAACGGGAGCTCCTCTCCCTGGTTGCTGGCCTGGAGGTCTCCGACGATCCCCTCGAGCGGGGCTTCGATGGCAGCGCCGGACGACTCCTCGAGGGGCTCGAGGCGGAGCTGATCGAAGAGGTCGAGGCGCGCTATCAGCGGCTCGGTGCCTATCGCCTCGGCGACCTGATCGGAGTCGGTGGCATGGGGCGGGTCTACCGCGCTCGACGGGCTGACGGCCTGTTCGATCGCGCCGTCGCGGTCAAGATCCTGCGCTGGGAGCTGAGCCAGGAGGCGCTGGTCCCGAGGTTCGAGTCGGAGCGACGGATTCTCGCCGATCTCGAGCATCCCGCGATCGCTCGCATGCTCGACGGCGGCGTCACCGACGACGGCGTTCCCTACCTGGTCATGGACCTCGTCGAGGGGCTCCCGATCGATCAGTTCTGTCGCGAGGGCGACCTCGAGGGACGGGCCATCGTCGGGGTCGTCCTGCCGGTGGTCGAGGCGGTCGATTACGCCCATCGACGGCTGGTGATTCATCGCGACCTCAAGCCCGCCAACATCCTGGTGCAGGACGACGGGCGACCGAAGCTGCTGGATTTCGGGGTCGCCAAGCTGTTGGATCCTTCCCGCCAGGCCGGACTGACGGTTGGTGATGGGGCTCCCTACACGCCGTCCTTCGCGGCTCCCGAACAGCTGCGAGGAGAGGCGGCCAGCACCGCCACCGATGTCTATGCACTGGGCTGCTTGCTCTACCTGCTGTTGGCCCGGCGCCTGCCCTTCGAGGCAGCCCCCGATCGCCCCGATCCCCGGCTGCAAGGTCGAGTGCCGCGGCCCCCTTCCGCCTTCGTCTCGGGGAGGGCCGACCGGGAGCTCGATGCCATCGTTCTGAAGTGCCTGCATCCAGAAGTCGAGGGGCGCTATCCCGGAGCCGGCGCTCTGGCTGCCGACCTCGAGGCCTGGCTGGAGGGCATGCCGGTGCGGGCGGTACCACCGTCCGGCGCCTATCGGCTGCGGAAGTTCCTGCGCCGTCATGCCCTGGCTTCGGTCTTCGCCGGGTTGGCCCTGGTCTCCCTGTTGTCGGGAATGGCGGCGGCGCTCCACCAGGGGGCGGTCGCCCGCCACGAAAGGGACCGGGCCCAGAGCCTGGCGGACCTCTCCCTCGAGATCCTGCGGCTGGGCGATCCCCAGGACTTCGGGGGTGGCCGAATCTCCGTCCAAGAGCTTCTCGAAGCCGGTGCCGAAAAGGCCGAGAGGATTCAAGATCCGGCGACTCGAGGCCGGGTCCTGGCGGTGATCGGCGAGGGGCTGGCGAATCTCGAGGTGATGGCTTCGGCAGCCGATCATCTGATGGCGGCGGCGGCCGCCTTCGAGCAATCGGCGGAGCACCGCGAGCGCATTCCCGAGGTGCTACTGCGCGCCGCCGAGCCGCTGGCGTCGTCGGGGCGCCTCGAAGCAGGGCTGCAGGCGAGCGCGGAAGCGATCCGTCGCGTCGAGGAAGCATCCGGGACGCAGGAGACCCGCCTCGCGGCGGCCCTCTATGGCCGCGCCTTTCTCCTGGTGCGCTATGCCGACCACACGGACCCTCGGCGGGAAGAAGCGCGATCGCTGCTCGAAGGTGCCGCCGAGATGCAGCGACGGGCAGCGCCGCAGGGCAGCGAAGAGCTGGCCAAGAGCCTGCATCTGCTGGGGATGTTCCTGGCGGGGGAGTTTCGCAAGGGCGGTGCCGGAGTCGAAGGGACGGTCGAGAAGGGCCTCGACCTGATGCGCCGGGCGGCAGAGATGCGTTCCGCCCTCGGTGGCCCCGACGGTCGCGCCATGATCGACTCGCTGAACGATCTCGCCTTGAGTCTCGATAGCCTGGGCCGATTCGATGAGGGTTTCGAGGTCATGCGACGGGCGATGGCGATCGCCGACGAGCGCCTCGAGGCGAGCAATTCGACGCTCCTGTCGGTGCGCCAGAACCTGGCCGCCTTCTACCGCGACGCGGGCCAGTTCGAGGAAGCCCGCAGGTTGTACCAAGGTGTCGTCGACCAGGCGCGAGGCGCGGGGATGGAACCGGCCGGAGTGGCGCTCTTCGGTCTGGCGCGGGTGACCGCCGGACTGGGGGATCTGGCGGCGGCCGAGGTCCTCGCCCGGGAGGGATTCGAGTTCTATGCGGATTCCGATATCCGCCACTGGATCCTGGGCGAGTTGCTGGGGGAGATCTGGCGCCGGCAGGGGCGGTTCAGCGAGGCTGGGAGCCTGCTTGGGGAGACCCTCGAGGAGTTCGAGAAGCGCCAAGGAAAGGACTCACCCCGGGCGCGATCGACTCGGCGAGAGCTCGACGCGGCCCGGCGAGGCTCGCGAGCAGAACTGTGGGTGCCGCCGCGAGCCGCGCCCGGCTCCTGA
- a CDS encoding vanadium-dependent haloperoxidase: MFEKNLEDEAKPRDAAENATPSSPSLPLSRRGLLQGLGGAGALAAAGGLSLGALTRKTATAAEVGPTNGADRRMAAAQLRTDAADAYLAGPLPVQDCNADEATFPDFRAQFSKCLPHNGLGEVGPGAYNALRNALTTGDPADFDAIPLSGVADRKLANPQAALKYEMCGLDGWGTRMRPAPEFTGAEIAAEMGEVYWQALTRDVPFRDYDSDPLVAAATADLNAFSETVGPLDGGQVTPGNLFRGETPGDLVGPYISQFLWLTVPYGPSTIEQRYSPPLAGEDRMTDYGEWLAIQRGAAPSQPLQFDPQPRFIKDNRGLGEWVHGDVVFQGYFNAALIMLSFGADALSPTNPYRDTIANQGNFVSFGAPDILDLVTKAGRLSLTGAWYQKWSVHRRLRPEMFAGRLHNQALGRKKYEINNEIVASDAVGRVLSANGNRLLPMAFPEGSPTHPAYPAGHATIAGACCTVLKAFFDESFEVPAPVEATTDGLALDAWNGAALTLGGEINKLAANISLGRDAAGVHYRSDGIDGIAVGEAQAIGLLADYSRTYNEVFTGYELTRFDGQRIRITNGVVQNI, translated from the coding sequence ATGTTCGAGAAGAATCTAGAAGATGAGGCCAAGCCGCGCGACGCGGCCGAAAACGCCACCCCGTCGAGTCCATCCCTTCCCCTCAGCCGGCGTGGCTTGCTGCAAGGCCTGGGCGGTGCCGGTGCCCTCGCCGCCGCCGGCGGATTGTCCTTGGGAGCCCTGACCAGGAAGACCGCGACGGCCGCCGAAGTCGGCCCGACGAACGGTGCCGATCGCCGCATGGCGGCCGCCCAGCTACGCACCGATGCGGCCGATGCCTACCTCGCCGGCCCGCTTCCGGTGCAGGACTGCAACGCCGATGAAGCGACTTTCCCGGACTTCCGCGCTCAATTTTCGAAGTGTCTGCCCCACAACGGACTCGGCGAGGTCGGACCGGGCGCCTACAACGCTTTGCGCAACGCCCTCACTACCGGCGATCCGGCGGACTTCGACGCCATTCCCCTCTCCGGCGTCGCCGACCGCAAGCTCGCCAACCCGCAGGCCGCCTTGAAGTACGAGATGTGCGGCCTCGACGGTTGGGGCACACGGATGCGGCCGGCACCGGAGTTCACCGGCGCCGAGATCGCCGCCGAGATGGGTGAGGTCTACTGGCAGGCGCTGACCCGCGACGTCCCCTTCCGCGACTATGACAGTGACCCGCTGGTGGCTGCGGCCACCGCCGACCTCAATGCCTTCTCGGAGACCGTCGGTCCCCTCGATGGCGGACAGGTGACGCCCGGAAATCTCTTCCGCGGCGAGACGCCGGGGGATCTCGTCGGCCCGTATATCAGCCAGTTCCTGTGGCTGACGGTGCCCTACGGGCCGAGCACCATCGAACAGCGTTACTCCCCGCCGCTGGCGGGTGAGGATCGCATGACCGACTACGGTGAGTGGCTCGCCATCCAGCGCGGCGCGGCCCCCAGCCAGCCCCTGCAGTTCGATCCCCAGCCCCGCTTCATCAAGGACAACCGCGGTCTGGGCGAGTGGGTGCACGGCGATGTCGTCTTCCAGGGCTACTTCAACGCCGCCCTCATCATGCTGAGCTTCGGTGCCGACGCCCTCTCACCGACCAATCCCTATCGCGACACCATCGCCAATCAGGGCAACTTCGTCTCCTTCGGCGCTCCGGACATCCTCGACCTGGTGACCAAGGCCGGCCGCCTCTCGCTCACCGGTGCCTGGTACCAGAAGTGGTCGGTGCATCGCCGGCTGCGGCCGGAGATGTTCGCCGGCCGGCTGCACAATCAGGCCCTCGGCCGCAAGAAGTACGAGATCAACAATGAGATCGTCGCCTCCGACGCCGTCGGGCGGGTGCTTTCCGCCAATGGCAACCGGCTGCTGCCGATGGCGTTCCCGGAGGGCTCTCCGACCCATCCGGCCTACCCTGCCGGCCACGCCACCATCGCCGGCGCCTGCTGCACCGTTCTCAAGGCCTTCTTCGACGAGAGCTTCGAAGTGCCCGCGCCGGTGGAAGCGACCACCGACGGTCTCGCCCTCGATGCCTGGAACGGGGCGGCCCTGACCCTCGGCGGCGAGATCAACAAGCTGGCCGCCAACATTTCCCTCGGTCGCGATGCCGCCGGCGTGCACTACCGCTCCGATGGCATCGATGGCATCGCCGTCGGCGAAGCCCAGGCGATCGGGTTGCTCGCCGACTACAGCCGCACCTACAACGAGGTCTTCACCGGCTACGAGCTCACCCGCTTCGATGGCCAGCGCATCCGGATCACCAACGGCGTGGTGCAGAACATCTAG